From Impatiens glandulifera chromosome 7, dImpGla2.1, whole genome shotgun sequence:
tCATAGCCTATAATCTAAGGGATCATGCCCATTATGTTCCTAAACTCCTAGTCTATGTTAGTCTAATGTTTACGTGTGGGAATGTTGAAGGTTCGAGTCAGGAAAGTGAGATGTGCTCCAGATTTGAGTTTTGCCGAGTTTAGTAGATCGTTCTATTTTTAGccaaaataagagagaaaatatgttaGATCGTCTAACAACTAAATTTTGAGCGACATATAGAAACCATGTGAGACTGCTCACCCTCATCAATCTCCTTCTCCTCTCTTTATTTGAAATGAGGACTAAGTAAGGGATGAATACTAAGTGAATGATAGTTAGGGAATGGGTAAAGGTTTTTCACCATTGATTGGTTTCTCGTCTAAggcttatttttatttagtgtCTTATTATTCTTGAAAcctattatttctctttttaaatctagattcaaataatttatataagagtTGCatgaataaaaattcaaatatttaacatAACTCTTTTGATCttgtgtttttataaaataaaattttatagattttgtctaataattttttttttttttttttttttttttgataaaatacaCTTATTTGATAATCTTTAAGATAAactactaaaatattattttgtatttgaaatttaaattgaagaaaataaaataaaataattttattaatttagttgataaattaaataatttaatgattatattaatatataaaaaatttataataattattttgatattttataaaatatattaatatataaaaaaaagtatttgagtttttaattatttgaattattataatattatttatttttaaacttaaaattttataaaattgaagtaACAAATATTTGTCTGATCAATATTGTATGATTATGTATTGTTATTAATAACTTTGATATAATTGATTTATtcagtatattttattttgataataaaaataatatcacatCTTAATATGATCATTAATATAACTAGAATTATGTGACTTTCTCGATCTTAATACTTCATTCTTGACATAACATCCAATTACCCAACGTTATGAATATACGCCTCCATGTGTTGATTAGAGATGGACTGTCCATATCAATATCCTTCTAAATTTGCTCATTGTCTCGCCGAATTCTAGAAAATATCCTCACATTTCTTTCGGCCCATACATGATATATAGTCGAAGCAAAATTGAGCTTGTATAAGACGCTTTAGTTGTTTAAAATTTGTGTCTGTAATTTTGTTTACTcaggtgttttttttttaatgattcatttattttttaaaatatcaaatttaaggTTTAtctagattatataaataaactcgTGTTGTTATTTCCTTTCCTTTTTGGAGTTTCAATGAAATGAcaaataagtataaaaaaaaatagaattctaaaattcattttttttataagttattgatttatataattttactttagggatttttttaattaaaatctttatattattaaaaaaaaaagttgagattttataaataaattgcaATAAGTCTTGACAAGATggtcattaaatatatatatatatatatatatatatatatttggctTAGGAAGAATTAttgaaatgttttttatatttaaaataaataaatgatttaatttaattttgttatataatttaatttaatttaatgtaatagattaagaatttaataaacCACAAAAAGAAATCCAATACCTTACTATCAAACGGCAGCttagaagaaagaaagaaaacaaacacAAAACCTGTTTTAGATCGGTGATCATTGATACCAGAGATCtcatttctctttctctctcccgCTCCCCTCTCGGTTGTCCAGGCTTTTTCTGACCAGTAATGATCAATcattgatcaaatttattcattGTGGAGTTCCACCACTTTCAACGTCTTCCAAATCTTTTACATAATCATTTGAAAACCCTCCACTCGTTTTGTTGTTTTCTCTGCATCGATGCTCAGATTGCTGAAAGTTTAGTTTTTTCCTTTCTGGGTTTATCCAATACTTAACATTAGTCTATGAAATTTGGAGATTTTGCTCGAGATTCACTCAATATGTGAATGTTGTTACTCTTGAGTTGGGTGTCTCTGCTTGGTTGTTGCGAACTCGGCTTATTGCAACTGCCAAGGCACATTTCTCACAGTATAGTTGCATTCACTCGTGACTTTTTCTTATTTCGTCTCTAGATTTCATTTCTATTTTCTGGGTTTCCTTCAACCTGGACCTTCTTTTAATCTTCTCTGTTCTTTCAATTTGACTATTGTGAGAGAGATATGTTAATTTCACCAGAGAAAGAGCAGATCTCAATCTCAATGCCTTGTCAAAGTGGGGAAGAGCCACTCGAATCTTCTTGTTTGGACTCAAACAAGGACTGCTCTAATGTGGTTCTTCTAGCTCCTGAAATACCCATCTCTCTTCCGGCTTACACTGACGTAAATATGGTTCCTGAGCATGAAGAGGATAAACTTCAGCAAACAATCTCAAAGCTAGAAGGCATGTATACAATACTATTTGAGAAGCTTAAGAAAGACGCAGATCAAATTGATGTGCTCAACTTTTGTATTTTGCAGAAGAGATCGAGGAGTTGAGACTGGAGTTGACGTCTTTGGACAAGAAGAGGAGAGATGCACTGAATAAGATATTAGACATCAAAGGTAAAAATGGAgattttttagggtttttggGTTGATTCTCTGTAATGTCAATATTACCATTAATAGGTTGCATAAGGGTGTTTTGTCGGATTAGACCAATTTTATTGCCAAACAAGAGGGGTGAAATACATCAATCTATTTCACTTGAATCGGACAAGGTTGTGGTAAGATGTGCTGGAATAAGAAAAGAATTTGATTTTGACAAGGTTTTTCCTCCAAAATCAACCCAAGGTTAGCTTTTTCAACTGTTTTTTCTCCTTATATTAGTCTTTTTCGCCATCTCATTTCCCATTCGTGTTATCGTAGAGGAAGTGTTTGTTGAAGTTGAACCAATTGTCAGATCGGCATTAGACGGGCATAATGTGTGTATATTGGCTTATGGACAAACGAGTACTGGGAAGACATTTACTATGGTCAGTTTAATTCAGACCAGACCAGTTTTACTCTAATAACGAATCCTCAAAAGTATTAATGATGTGGATTTATTTTCAATACACAGAATGGGACTGAAAATAAAGCAGGCATAGTTCCTCGAGCTTTAGAAGAGTTGTTTCGCCAAGCCTCCTCCACGGCTGCTGGCTCCTTTTCATTTACGTTTTCAATTGGCATGATGGAAGTTTATCTAGGCAATCTTAGGGATTTACTAGCTGCCCCTAAACCATCCATGAGAGCAAATGGAACAATATCGAGAAGGTGTGTAATAAAACAGATCCAAATTAAGGAACTGCATTGTATGTTTTCCAACAACCTGTTTAAACTTTTGTTGCAGTAATCTAAACATCCAAACAGATCCAAAGGGATTGGTGGAAATAGAAGGTTTAACTGATGTTGAAATATCAAGCGTGACAAAAGCAGTATGGTGGTACAACAAAGGCAGGCGGGTGAGGTCTACTTCATGGACTAATGTCAATGAGACTTCTAGCAGATCACATTGGTGGGTTATACTCAATCAAATAGTATTTTTGTAGCTTTTGAAATGGATTTATTGTCTTATGCTATCTTTTTAGTTCATATATCTAGTTTAACGAGGATCACTATATCTCGACGTGGAGATGCCTCAAtaggaaaggaagaagaagtaAGCAAATTGTGGCTGGTTGATCTAGGAGGAAGTGAACGGGTTTTGAAAACTAGAGCCACTGGTCAAACACTTGATGAAGGGAGAGCCATAAATCTTTCCCTTTCGGCTCTAGGAGATGTCATTGCAGCTCTTAGAAGAAAGAGAGCTCATATTCCTTATAGGTAATGAGATCTTGGGTggacttttttttcttcttttttttctttgtttctcATTATGATTGATTATTGATTTTCCTTGGCTACAGAAACAGCAGGCTTACACAAATTCTAAAGGATTCTCTTGGTATTGGATCAAATTATAACCTACCCTTTTACTTTTATAGATTGAAAATTGTTTTCACCCGTTCCTGACTGACTGCATTTTAGGTGATGGATCAAAGGTTCTCATGATAGTGCATGTAAGCCAATCAGAAGAAGATGTTGGTGAGACTACTTGTTCACTAGCTTTTGCGACTAGAGCAAGAGCTGTTGAAAACCGAGATCTCCCTGAGGTAAAACGAATTggcaacatatatatatatatatatatatacatatatatacatatatatacatatatatacatatatacatatatatatatggtgaaaattcttctttatttgaaatatttgactCATGATGTATGCAAATGATTAGGATCTGAAGAAACAGAAGGAGAAAAGAATAGGTGAGCTTGAACAAACACTAAGAAATACAGAAGAACAATTAAGAAATGTGGGAATTGAAAAACAAAAGGCTGAATTCTTGTTAAGAGAGAAAAGGAACATCCTTACAACCATGTACTGCAAACCTCTTGAAAATGATGACGAGGTAAAACAAGAAGTCATTTGTCTACTTACAACCCCAACAACAACATTGGTAGAGAAAACAGCTAAAATTAGCAAATCCAATAACTGTATCCCACGGTTCATGAACTCCACCATGGCTAGCCGTCAAAGGTTAAATGCTGGTCAAGTTGAAAGGCAGATAGGAGAAAAAATCACACGGACTTGGGGGGGCAGGAGCTCGGTTCAATTATCAGGTTCTCAATCGATGAGTTATTCAGATCCCCACCAATTCAGAACATTGCTAAGAAATCCCAAGAAGAAGTCCCGATATGGTGGGTTGATGGAAGCACGATTGGTTGATAATCCAGCACCAGGAGCCATGGAGAGTTTTAATAGTAGTAATAGTACCAAATGTAATGTTAAAGAAGAATACAGGCTAGTTGCTGCTGCTGCATCGCATGGCAAAACAGTTACTTCAGATGTGAACTTGAAAGCTCCAATTGGTCGCCACAGAAGAAGAATGTCTAACCTGATCTAATATAACAATTGGTTCATTTAGTTTGTTccagtttgtttgtttgtttgttgtattgttttgtgtttttttagcACGAGAGCATGTTGTTTCTTCTTATAAGGTTGTGTTGGaggtttctttcttttcttacCATTGTTGTTGTACTAATTCTCTAGCTAGTACAATCAGacaattaattatgtttatattttcacTGTTTCTTCCTGATTTTACTCACATCAATAACTCTATGTTTTACACAACTGGTTTACTATTTACTTAAATTCATTATGGCCTTCTCTTTATCATGAATTAGGGCttctattttttgaaaattttgtccAAATATTTATCATGATGGACGTGATGTTTTTGAATTCCTAGCTGATTCAGTCCATCTAAATCCAAATTCTTGTGTTCTCGAGATTGGATGTGGTACACTTCGAGTTGGCGTGCATTTTATCAGCTACCTAGAAGCGCAGCACTTCCACTGTTTAGAACGAGACGGGCTCTCTCTAATGGCTGCATTTAGGTATGAACTTCCTTCACATGGTTTACTGAAGAAACGACCCTTAATTGTCAAGGGAGAGGACATGGATTTCAGTAAATTTGGAGTTGGAACAGCATATGAATTGATTTATGCAAGTGCTGTTTTTCTTCATATGCCTGGTAAGCTTGTTTGGGTAGGATTAGAGAGGCTAGCTGAGATGGTTAAAGCTAATGATGGTAGAATATTTGTGTCGCataatatcaaattttgttCTAGACTTGGCGGAGATGAGTGTACTAAGAGACTAAGTGGTCTCGGACTTGAATATGTTGGGAAACATACACATGATAGCTTGCTTTTCAATCATTTTGAGATTTGGTTTGAGTTTAGGAGATCAAAATAGTACAACTCTGATATATAGATATTGTAAAATTatcttctcttttttatttgtgACAACATTGTTATGGAAAAATATTGAGTGTCAttctattatttattcatttggaagtagtttgttgttttttttccatttttgctAGAAATAAATGCAACTACTGGACAATGATGCTGATCAAATATGATCTCAATTTTAAGAGTTCTCTATTGCATCTACTACTTTTGATTGAGAGAAGCAAGCAAACAAATGATATAGGACAGTTTTTTAGTCTTAGTTTTATAactgaaaatttaatattatatgaaaCAAGAAGTTTAACTAAACGCACTTTGAAGTGATAAAAgtagtttataataaataagacagggtcatttaaaaaacttttaactGTTGTTGTGTTCAAAAAGACAGAATCCTGAATCTCATTAATTTTTTACCATTTTACCTTTCTAGCTCGGATGAATCTTCTTCAAAgtaaacccaaaattatttctTTAGATTTTTCATTCATTGGTGTCTTCATTATTGTGAATATGTTGgacatctttatttaattttattttaattgacagATTATTCTTGAAAGAGTACTCTATCTACATGgttttatttgatcaaatactaatatataaatagaaaaccATATAtcactaattttaaaatttatttaatagggtatttaattatttaaactagtgACGTGGCtttatagaaaataatgaattatttatatcatattttgattattttttagtttttttttttttttgttaatgtcaatattttagaattttattttatgttaaatttaacttatttctcaaaataataatttaatttttttaattttgttttgttttaacaataaatatttattcaaaatattaatattattgtaatatttattatatattattacctATTTTGTATTGTTACTCCAATTCtcacattttaaattcaaataaaataagaaaaattctATAAAACTACATTGTTCAAATTCAAAGTGTATAGATCTTCTCTCAATATAAGAgttcaaaatattattctttgcGAAAATTTTAACAACACCGACctaattttgaacctgaaagcGTCAGATTCATGTATGTGTAGGGAGATTGTCATTTTACGGACACTGGATCATCCAAATGTAATAAAGTTggagggtttagttacgagtCGATCGAGAATATACTTGGTATTCGAATATATATATGGAGCATGATTTGGCTAGCTGGTCTTGCTGCCAGCCGAGACATCAGGTTcactgttttaaattttcaagttaTTATTATCTTCACTTTTCACTTGTATTATATTATACCATTGTATTGGTCTTCCTTATTGACTGACATGACTGACTGACTATTTCATGTCACAACAGGTGAAATGTTACCTGAAGCAGCAAACTGTTGTCTGTCTGGACTTGAGTATTGTCACAGCCGTCGCGTGCTTCATCCAGACATTAAAGgatcaaatttacttattattattgatgatgGTATTCTCAAAATACCCGATTTTGGGTTGGCAACTATTGTAGTGTAGACCCCAACCACAACAACCCCATGACAAGTCGGCTGGTTACATTGTGGTATCGAGCTCCAGAGTCGCTTCTTGGAGCCACTAATTATGGATGGTGTAGGCATAGACAGACTTGTGGAGTGCTAGCTGGTGGTTGTATTTTAGCTGGGAAACCTATTTATTATGCCtggacatatatatatacagtgGTAACTATAAATTCTACTTGTTGTTGGCTGcttgcttgcttgagtattgttttcttgtttttgaAATGTGAAATCCTTTTAATTCATCCCCAATTGGAAAAGCCACTTCAGTTTTTGTCAACATTTTACTTGCTCGAGCTGATTATTCTCAAGGGTTATTGCTTAATTGATAAGGTAATGTTTTTTTactgcatcatttttatacgtCGTCAATAACAAAAGGGTCTTTTTGCAACCTTTTCTAAAATGTGGATCAATGAAATGGAACGGTTGcatccttaaaaaaaaaaggtaccATATATGCATGCTGAGAGCTGCAAAAAAATGGCAGGTAGATGGTGGTAAGAAAGCAAGATCACGAGACTGGGATGTTCGTGCAATGCCTGCACCGGAAGCTAATGCTAATCTTCAATCGAATGTTGATGTATGTTtcaatttgatttgttttgggTGGTTACCTTTTCCAATGGAAGGAAACTGGTTGCTGACACATGATGCATGAATTAATGATTATGTGAAGCAGCCTAGGCGTCTTATTAGCCATGCAAACGCGAAAAGCAAAAGCGAGAAGTTTCCTCCACCTCATCAAGATGGAGGAAGTCAATTACTCGAGGGGGTGGTTCCTTTGGGCGCTTCACACCGCTTTGATCCTTCCCTTGAGCGTAGTAGGCCCTTCTGGTGATCCTTTTGTTGCTGTTTAATTAATTGTTCAAAAGGGGATgtaaaaatcttattattaagTTGTTTCCTTCACAAGATTCATTCAATCCCTCcctccaaaaaaaaaagaagatcaAGGGACATGCATGATTATGGTGGTAATAATAAACTCTAGTCTACTTTTCTCTTTCATTCCATTCAAATATACAcaaaaaagagaataaattacTCTAGAGTTCTTTATTTGTTGTTGGGTTGGGGTTCTTtgacttcttcttcttatatatatatcatgttatctcacttttttttttctttttcttttgatttttagaTATTAAAAGATTCCCCTCCCCCAAACACATTTTGTTGCTTCCCATAGTTGTTGTGTTCAAAAAGACAGAATCTTGAATCTCAttaaatttttactattttaccTTTCTAGTTTAATAGTTGGATGAATCTTTTTTAAAGCaaacctaaaattatttttttagatttttcattCATTGGTGT
This genomic window contains:
- the LOC124945942 gene encoding kinesin-like protein KIN-14U, whose protein sequence is MLISPEKEQISISMPCQSGEEPLESSCLDSNKDCSNVVLLAPEIPISLPAYTDVNMVPEHEEDKLQQTISKLEEEIEELRLELTSLDKKRRDALNKILDIKGCIRVFCRIRPILLPNKRGEIHQSISLESDKVVVRCAGIRKEFDFDKVFPPKSTQEEVFVEVEPIVRSALDGHNVCILAYGQTSTGKTFTMNGTENKAGIVPRALEELFRQASSTAAGSFSFTFSIGMMEVYLGNLRDLLAAPKPSMRANGTISRSNLNIQTDPKGLVEIEGLTDVEISSVTKAVWWYNKGRRVRSTSWTNVNETSSRSHCLTRITISRRGDASIGKEEEVSKLWLVDLGGSERVLKTRATGQTLDEGRAINLSLSALGDVIAALRRKRAHIPYRNSRLTQILKDSLGDGSKVLMIVHVSQSEEDVGETTCSLAFATRARAVENRDLPEDLKKQKEKRIGELEQTLRNTEEQLRNVGIEKQKAEFLLREKRNILTTMYCKPLENDDEVKQEVICLLTTPTTTLVEKTAKISKSNNCIPRFMNSTMASRQRLNAGQVERQIGEKITRTWGGRSSVQLSGSQSMSYSDPHQFRTLLRNPKKKSRYGGLMEARLVDNPAPGAMESFNSSNSTKCNVKEEYRLVAAAASHGKTVTSDVNLKAPIGRHRRRMSNLI
- the LOC124909681 gene encoding uncharacterized protein LOC124909681, which encodes YHDGRDVFEFLADSVHLNPNSCVLEIGCGTLRVGVHFISYLEAQHFHCLERDGLSLMAAFRYELPSHGLLKKRPLIVKGEDMDFSKFGVGTAYELIYASAVFLHMPGKLVWVGLERLAEMVKANDGRIFVSHNIKFCSRLGGDECTKRLSGLGLEYVGKHTHDSLLFNHFEIWFEFRRSK